The following proteins are encoded in a genomic region of Chryseobacterium cucumeris:
- a CDS encoding SRPBCC domain-containing protein, producing the protein MRIFKILAVIIILLGGAYAASMYYFVDESKNFTIEKEIDYPVDKVFAQFNNLQNFTRWNNFFTSSPSIDIDYYTPYEGQGSAISYADPKNDTDGEMFIRYENLNKTLKYQLFEDKNENPTLVDVKFKPVSAEKTKIIWYVHTPKLAVWRRVQNFWTEDRFAENINKSMVNLKNSLGNKVEKDNQMAAIKYDSLMVENEEDKLLLGINVSTSNKKDALYKNIVMNYNKVYNFVTMDLGKRDDEFGYPILITDADNYKDKEVSYFLGIPLSKKIGVSDNNFNFRSVNPSQNYVIYYKGNYEGRIRAIQQLIQKAKKDEMRFGDIRQTFIERPMEGQEVNVKLSLSVYK; encoded by the coding sequence ATGCGTATTTTTAAAATCTTAGCGGTAATTATTATTCTTTTGGGAGGAGCTTATGCTGCTTCCATGTACTATTTTGTAGACGAAAGTAAAAACTTTACGATTGAAAAAGAGATCGATTATCCTGTAGATAAGGTTTTTGCTCAGTTTAATAATCTTCAGAATTTTACAAGATGGAATAACTTTTTTACCAGCTCACCATCCATAGATATTGATTATTATACGCCTTACGAAGGACAGGGAAGTGCCATCAGCTATGCGGATCCTAAAAATGATACTGATGGAGAAATGTTCATCAGATATGAGAACCTCAATAAAACGTTGAAATACCAGCTTTTTGAAGATAAAAACGAAAATCCGACATTGGTTGATGTTAAATTCAAACCAGTTTCTGCAGAAAAAACAAAAATTATCTGGTATGTTCACACCCCCAAATTAGCGGTCTGGAGAAGAGTGCAAAACTTCTGGACTGAAGACCGTTTTGCTGAAAATATCAACAAAAGTATGGTGAATCTTAAAAATTCTTTAGGAAATAAAGTAGAAAAAGATAACCAGATGGCGGCTATCAAATATGATAGTCTTATGGTGGAAAATGAAGAAGACAAACTTTTGTTGGGAATTAATGTAAGTACTTCAAACAAGAAAGATGCTCTTTACAAAAATATTGTCATGAATTATAATAAAGTCTATAATTTTGTGACGATGGATCTCGGGAAAAGAGACGATGAATTCGGGTACCCGATCCTGATTACTGACGCCGATAATTACAAAGACAAAGAGGTTTCTTATTTCCTCGGAATTCCACTTTCCAAGAAAATCGGAGTGTCTGATAATAATTTCAATTTCAGGTCCGTAAATCCGTCTCAAAATTATGTAATTTACTACAAAGGGAACTACGAGGGGCGAATTCGGGCCATTCAGCAGCTCATTCAGAAAGCCAAAAAAGACGAGATGCGCTTCGGAGATATCCGCCAGACCTTTATTGAACGTCCTATGGAAGGTCAGGAGGTGAATGTTAAGCTCTCATTATCAGTGTATAAGTAA
- a CDS encoding M17 family metallopeptidase, whose translation MKLINKKNKNYTQVFQLFTEEEWTKTSKNFNKNISNFFTGKKYEVFVNAHEEGITYFIGLGKSALQNFEIQQVAAKFSQTQKEKLLAVPTLALADFLNEKQFEEFVKGLLTGTYNYPFDKKHAFWNTKFELHFENLSQKKLDHISQKAEALVNGQTACQDWLNKPANLKKPDILSAYLKNLAKKYDLKYTAFNRKKCEELGLGAYLSVNQGSAYDAAFTILEYKTTAKNAKTFGLVGKCILFDTGGISIKSSANLHYMKSDMGGATAVLGTLIYAAEMQLPVNIVAVLPITDNAVSEKALLPSDVITAYNGKTIEVLDTDAEGRLILADGLSYLSKNYKTDFLIDLATLTGSSVRMFGDTCAAMFSNNEELKNNLIKTGDQTNQRVWNLPLWDVWKDDIQSDVADMKNISLKPVGDCIIAAKFLEQFIENHPKWAHLDIAGVAFGSVGYAKEKAATGFGVQLLVNLIENYH comes from the coding sequence ATGAAACTAATCAATAAAAAAAACAAAAATTACACTCAGGTTTTCCAACTGTTTACGGAGGAAGAATGGACGAAAACCAGTAAAAATTTCAACAAAAACATTTCCAATTTTTTCACCGGAAAGAAATATGAAGTTTTTGTCAATGCTCATGAAGAAGGAATTACGTATTTCATTGGATTAGGAAAATCCGCCTTACAAAATTTCGAGATCCAGCAGGTGGCGGCTAAATTTTCACAGACACAGAAAGAAAAACTGCTGGCCGTACCTACATTAGCCCTTGCTGACTTCCTGAATGAAAAGCAGTTCGAGGAGTTTGTAAAAGGACTTTTAACAGGAACTTACAACTACCCTTTTGATAAAAAACACGCTTTCTGGAATACGAAATTTGAATTGCACTTTGAAAATTTAAGCCAGAAAAAATTAGATCATATCAGCCAGAAAGCAGAAGCATTGGTTAACGGGCAAACTGCCTGCCAGGACTGGCTTAACAAACCAGCCAATCTTAAAAAACCGGATATCTTAAGCGCATACCTTAAAAATCTGGCTAAAAAATATGACTTAAAATACACTGCTTTTAACAGAAAGAAATGTGAAGAACTTGGATTAGGCGCTTATCTTTCTGTGAATCAAGGAAGTGCTTACGATGCCGCTTTCACTATTTTAGAATATAAAACGACAGCAAAAAACGCCAAGACTTTCGGTCTGGTAGGAAAATGTATTCTCTTTGACACCGGAGGAATATCAATAAAAAGCTCTGCCAATCTGCATTATATGAAATCTGACATGGGCGGAGCAACGGCTGTTTTGGGAACGTTAATCTATGCCGCTGAAATGCAGCTTCCGGTAAACATTGTTGCTGTTCTTCCTATTACTGATAATGCTGTTTCAGAAAAGGCTCTGCTTCCAAGTGATGTGATCACAGCCTATAACGGAAAAACGATTGAAGTACTTGATACTGATGCAGAAGGCAGATTAATTCTTGCAGATGGTTTGTCTTATCTTTCTAAAAACTACAAAACTGATTTCCTTATTGACCTGGCTACCTTAACGGGAAGCTCAGTGAGAATGTTCGGAGATACCTGTGCTGCTATGTTCTCCAATAACGAGGAACTGAAAAACAACTTAATCAAAACCGGTGACCAGACCAATCAGAGGGTCTGGAATCTTCCTTTATGGGATGTTTGGAAAGATGATATCCAGTCTGATGTGGCCGATATGAAAAACATCTCTCTAAAGCCTGTGGGAGACTGTATTATTGCTGCAAAATTTTTAGAGCAATTCATTGAGAACCATCCTAAATGGGCGCACTTAGACATTGCAGGAGTAGCCTTTGGAAGTGTGGGCTATGCAAAAGAAAAAGCAGCAACAGGTTTTGGTGTTCAGCTCCTGGTGAATTTAATTGAAAATTATCACTAA
- the glgB gene encoding 1,4-alpha-glucan branching protein GlgB, with translation MNSVKTYTLFTDHDVYLFKEGRHYKLYGKFGAHSAEKEGVKGVYFSVWAPNAKKVSVIGNFNNWNHKDHILFPRWDESGIWEGFIEGLTWGTLYKYAVETQGGEILEKSDPYALSWEQNIQAASLVSTTWYEWNDQEWMDNRWKKNRLEAPLSVYELHLGSWVREEDQPQRFLNYRDIAKKLVPYIKEMGFTHVEFMPVMEYPYEPSWGYQITGFYAATSRFGSPQDLMFLIDELHNNGIGVILDWVPSHFPGDANGLHRFDGSYLYEHEDPRKGFHPDWKSHIFNYGRNEVKSFLISNAMFWLDRYHADGLRVDAVTSMLHLDYSRNEGEWEPNIYGTNVNLEAKAFLQEFNTAVYKEFGNNIITIAEESSDFPMLTKPVHDGGVGFGMKWMMGWMHDTLDYFKEDFINRKFHHHKLTFASMYMYNENYMMPLSHDEVVHGKASLIYKMKGDEWQKFANLRTLYVYMYTHPGAKLLFMGDEFGQTSEWNFTRSLDWHLLKYPVHKGMQDIVKELNRLYRSETAFYENQFDRNGFEWVEADDLENSVYVYLRKGKRKDDVLMVALNLAPNVLDYKIGIPAGTHWEVVLNSDDEKYSGSGVEPEILEEKYEEWRGYTKTMTVKLPPLAGIVLRQKRDKKYKLHRIKHKR, from the coding sequence ATGAATTCTGTTAAGACCTACACGCTTTTCACCGATCATGATGTGTATCTTTTTAAAGAAGGTAGGCACTATAAGCTGTATGGTAAATTTGGAGCACATTCTGCAGAAAAAGAGGGCGTAAAAGGCGTATATTTTTCCGTATGGGCTCCTAACGCAAAGAAAGTTTCCGTGATCGGAAATTTTAACAACTGGAATCATAAAGATCATATTTTGTTTCCACGATGGGATGAATCCGGGATTTGGGAAGGATTTATTGAAGGATTAACCTGGGGAACATTATATAAATATGCTGTTGAAACGCAAGGAGGCGAAATTCTGGAAAAAAGTGATCCTTATGCGTTGAGTTGGGAACAGAATATTCAGGCCGCTTCCCTGGTTTCCACCACCTGGTACGAATGGAATGATCAGGAGTGGATGGATAACCGCTGGAAAAAAAACAGGCTGGAAGCTCCGCTATCGGTATATGAATTACATTTAGGTTCCTGGGTAAGAGAAGAGGATCAGCCCCAGCGTTTTTTAAACTATAGGGATATTGCGAAAAAGCTCGTTCCTTACATCAAAGAAATGGGATTTACCCATGTAGAATTCATGCCCGTGATGGAGTATCCTTACGAGCCGAGCTGGGGATATCAGATCACAGGGTTTTATGCAGCAACCTCGCGCTTTGGCTCACCACAGGATCTGATGTTTCTTATTGATGAACTTCATAACAATGGCATAGGCGTTATTCTGGATTGGGTTCCGTCCCATTTTCCGGGAGATGCTAATGGACTTCACCGATTCGACGGTTCTTATCTGTATGAGCATGAAGATCCGAGAAAGGGTTTTCATCCAGATTGGAAATCGCATATTTTTAATTACGGAAGAAATGAAGTGAAATCCTTTCTGATTTCAAATGCCATGTTCTGGCTGGATCGTTATCATGCAGACGGATTGCGTGTGGATGCCGTGACTTCAATGCTTCATCTGGATTATTCAAGAAATGAAGGCGAATGGGAACCTAATATATATGGAACCAATGTGAACCTGGAAGCGAAAGCCTTTCTCCAGGAATTTAATACAGCTGTCTACAAAGAATTTGGGAATAATATCATCACCATTGCGGAAGAAAGTTCAGATTTTCCCATGCTTACAAAACCTGTTCATGACGGCGGTGTAGGATTCGGAATGAAATGGATGATGGGATGGATGCATGATACGCTGGATTATTTCAAGGAAGATTTTATTAACCGTAAATTTCATCATCATAAACTGACCTTCGCTTCCATGTATATGTATAATGAAAATTATATGATGCCTTTGTCACACGATGAAGTGGTACACGGAAAAGCAAGCCTTATTTATAAAATGAAAGGGGATGAATGGCAGAAATTTGCCAATCTCCGTACCTTATATGTTTATATGTATACCCATCCCGGAGCCAAGCTGCTTTTTATGGGAGATGAATTCGGGCAGACCAGTGAATGGAATTTTACAAGAAGCCTCGACTGGCATTTGCTGAAATATCCTGTTCACAAAGGAATGCAGGATATCGTGAAAGAACTGAATCGTTTGTACCGATCAGAAACTGCCTTTTACGAAAATCAGTTTGATAGAAATGGTTTTGAATGGGTGGAAGCAGATGATCTGGAAAACTCAGTATATGTATATCTCAGAAAAGGAAAAAGAAAAGATGATGTCCTGATGGTGGCTTTAAACCTGGCACCCAACGTATTGGATTATAAGATAGGAATTCCTGCTGGCACCCACTGGGAGGTTGTTTTGAATTCGGATGATGAAAAGTACAGTGGAAGCGGAGTGGAGCCTGAAATCCTGGAAGAGAAGTATGAAGAGTGGAGAGGATACACCAAAACAATGACCGTGAAGCTGCCGCCATTGGCTGGAATAGTTTTACGTCAGAAAAGAGATAAAAAATATAAATTACACAGAATTAAACATAAGAGATAA
- a CDS encoding alpha/beta hydrolase-fold protein, whose amino-acid sequence MPHIEHTEYYSNILGTSLKVEVTGHYGHPIIMFPTSQGQYTQNHDFHLNGSINWFIEQGKVKLYNVQTIDSWSFYDEKISPQQRIRNYERYVQFLVQEFVPYIQKLHKTHRVAVAGASFGGYHAANFAFRFPDLVSHLFCLSGAFSIRNFMDGYTDDLVYFNCPREFVRNDEAWKYKHMHIVLSTSDQDICKDKNVEMAEILRIKGIDFWYDERKWIGHDWPLWRMVFPTFIGAFFS is encoded by the coding sequence ATGCCTCACATAGAACATACAGAGTATTATTCAAATATATTGGGAACAAGTCTCAAAGTAGAAGTGACCGGGCATTACGGCCATCCTATCATTATGTTCCCAACTTCCCAGGGACAATATACCCAGAATCATGATTTTCATCTTAACGGAAGTATCAACTGGTTTATAGAACAGGGAAAGGTAAAGCTTTACAATGTACAGACCATCGACAGCTGGAGTTTTTATGATGAAAAAATCTCGCCTCAGCAAAGAATAAGGAATTATGAACGGTATGTACAGTTCCTGGTCCAGGAATTCGTGCCTTATATCCAAAAGCTTCATAAAACACATCGTGTAGCAGTGGCCGGAGCCAGTTTCGGAGGCTATCATGCCGCTAATTTTGCTTTCAGATTTCCGGATTTGGTTTCTCATCTGTTTTGCCTTTCCGGCGCCTTCAGTATAAGGAATTTTATGGATGGCTACACTGATGATCTGGTATACTTCAACTGTCCAAGAGAGTTTGTACGGAATGATGAAGCCTGGAAGTACAAACATATGCATATTGTACTGAGCACTTCTGATCAGGATATCTGCAAGGATAAAAATGTTGAAATGGCTGAAATCCTCAGGATAAAAGGCATAGATTTCTGGTACGATGAAAGAAAATGGATAGGCCACGACTGGCCGCTATGGAGAATGGTCTTCCCTACCTTCATAGGAGCATTTTTCTCTTAA
- a CDS encoding acetyl-CoA carboxylase biotin carboxylase subunit family protein has product MEKKTIVCISCYYKGYDFMDEMKKLGNKIILVTSENLKEKNWPWHAIDETFYMPELKPSVWNLEHLIQGFSHLMKTRKVDAVVALDDYDVEKAALIRETFRIPGMGQTTHRYFRDKLAMRQKAKDSGISVPEFTAVFNDNEVDEFTDRVPAPWVLKPRSEASASGIKKITSKEQLLEALEILGEERHLFLLESFKPGDVYHVDSLTFNKKTIFTSASKYLAPPMQVSHEGGVFRSKTLGRYSEEFKALEDINARVLSNFGLVNGATHTEFIRGKEDGKWYFLETSSRVGGAHIPDLVEASSGINIWREWAKIEDALLRGHDYSVSLPTGYYSGLIVALIKDKEPNYSSFECEEVVKFLPIDYHVGIVYKSGDASVVQDRLDSAAEMIHADMLNILPPKGNKLSS; this is encoded by the coding sequence ATGGAGAAGAAAACTATTGTGTGTATTTCGTGCTATTACAAAGGCTACGATTTTATGGACGAAATGAAGAAGCTCGGCAATAAAATCATCCTTGTAACCTCCGAAAACCTCAAAGAAAAAAACTGGCCCTGGCACGCGATTGATGAAACATTCTATATGCCCGAGCTCAAGCCTTCCGTATGGAATCTGGAACATTTAATTCAGGGATTTTCCCACCTGATGAAGACCAGAAAAGTAGATGCTGTGGTGGCTTTGGATGATTATGATGTTGAAAAAGCAGCGTTAATCAGAGAAACATTCCGTATTCCCGGTATGGGACAGACAACCCACCGGTATTTCAGAGATAAACTTGCCATGAGGCAAAAAGCAAAGGATTCCGGGATCAGCGTTCCTGAATTCACCGCTGTGTTCAATGATAACGAAGTGGATGAATTTACAGACCGCGTTCCTGCTCCATGGGTATTGAAACCAAGGTCTGAAGCATCCGCATCGGGCATTAAGAAAATAACCTCCAAAGAACAGCTTCTTGAAGCCCTGGAAATACTGGGAGAAGAACGTCATCTTTTTTTACTGGAAAGTTTTAAACCCGGAGATGTTTACCATGTGGACAGTCTTACTTTTAACAAAAAAACAATATTCACTTCTGCCTCAAAATATCTTGCTCCTCCCATGCAGGTTTCTCACGAAGGCGGGGTTTTCAGATCCAAAACATTAGGAAGGTATTCCGAAGAGTTTAAGGCACTGGAAGATATAAATGCCAGAGTTCTTTCCAACTTCGGACTTGTCAACGGAGCCACCCATACAGAATTTATCCGTGGAAAAGAAGACGGAAAATGGTACTTCCTTGAAACCTCATCCAGGGTTGGCGGCGCTCATATTCCGGATCTGGTTGAAGCATCAAGCGGCATCAATATCTGGAGAGAATGGGCTAAAATTGAAGATGCTCTTCTGAGAGGTCATGATTACAGCGTTTCTCTGCCTACAGGCTATTATTCAGGCCTGATTGTAGCTCTGATTAAAGATAAAGAACCGAATTACAGCAGTTTTGAATGCGAAGAAGTTGTCAAATTTCTTCCGATAGACTATCATGTCGGAATTGTCTATAAATCCGGAGACGCCTCTGTTGTACAGGACAGGCTGGATTCTGCTGCTGAAATGATTCATGCGGATATGCTGAACATTCTGCCTCCGAAAGGTAATAAATTGAGTTCTTAA
- a CDS encoding alpha/beta hydrolase: MRFELYTAEKDDRPVFITGNFNSWNPKDYNFQLKQIDPSGYFIEIENQLLPDDIEYKFTKGGWENVELDQYGNITPNRKAKKSAGKTSDSVDKWRLNWGPFKEEYYPIAEVISENFYIPQLDRYRKVWALLPYDYHTTDKQYPVLYLQDAQNLFNEGSGFGNWEIDKKLSILAEYGRGDLIIIAIEHGSEERIKEYIFDNDHVANGSEGKKYIRFIADTLKPFVDENYRTKKDRDNTGIGGSSLGALISIYSGFLYPEVYSKLLIFSPSLWVEPNNNFPMMNFRVPFKTKIYLYGGGQEGSKMVKRIHIFEEYLKRWEEKKLFDFEFKTNINPEGTHNEFYWSQEFPRAIEWLFYDNTENPVEVKPQQKSIRN, translated from the coding sequence ATGAGGTTTGAACTTTATACAGCAGAAAAAGACGACAGACCGGTATTTATTACCGGAAATTTCAATAGCTGGAATCCCAAAGATTATAATTTCCAGCTTAAACAAATTGATCCTTCCGGTTATTTTATAGAAATCGAAAATCAACTTCTTCCTGATGATATTGAATACAAATTCACAAAAGGAGGCTGGGAAAACGTAGAACTGGATCAATATGGAAATATCACTCCCAACCGGAAAGCGAAAAAATCTGCTGGTAAAACGTCCGACTCTGTAGACAAATGGAGACTGAACTGGGGACCGTTCAAAGAAGAATATTATCCTATAGCAGAAGTTATTTCCGAAAATTTTTACATTCCGCAACTTGACCGTTACCGCAAGGTTTGGGCACTGCTTCCTTATGATTATCATACAACGGATAAACAATATCCAGTTTTATACCTTCAGGACGCACAAAATCTTTTCAATGAAGGAAGCGGTTTCGGGAATTGGGAAATCGACAAAAAATTATCCATCCTTGCTGAATACGGGCGCGGCGATCTTATCATCATTGCGATAGAACATGGCAGCGAGGAAAGAATCAAAGAATATATTTTTGATAATGATCATGTAGCCAACGGTTCTGAAGGAAAAAAGTACATCCGTTTTATTGCAGATACTTTAAAGCCTTTTGTGGACGAAAATTACAGAACCAAAAAAGACCGTGACAATACCGGAATCGGAGGCAGTTCATTGGGAGCATTGATCAGTATATACAGCGGATTTCTTTATCCTGAAGTGTACTCCAAACTACTGATATTCTCACCTTCTCTATGGGTAGAACCCAATAACAACTTTCCGATGATGAATTTCCGGGTTCCGTTTAAAACGAAGATCTATCTCTACGGCGGCGGCCAGGAAGGTTCTAAAATGGTCAAAAGAATTCATATTTTTGAAGAATATCTGAAAAGATGGGAAGAGAAAAAGCTTTTTGATTTTGAATTCAAAACCAATATCAATCCTGAAGGCACCCACAATGAGTTTTACTGGTCTCAGGAGTTCCCAAGGGCTATAGAATGGCTGTTCTATGACAACACAGAAAATCCTGTAGAAGTAAAACCACAACAAAAAAGCATCAGAAACTAA
- a CDS encoding glycogen synthase — translation MVIYHLSTECYPVAKVGGLADVVGALPKYQNKIAGVEARVVMPWYNKSFVYDHEFDLVFDGFIHQAANMLQVQVLKEKTNVLGFELYMVRIPGLLDRDNPYGYQDESFQFLAFQHGVLHWLSAMKIRPDVLHCHDYHTGLVPFMVENCYEFEFLKGVKTIGTIHNGEYQGMMSWSMAQYMPSFDGYKWGLMDWNGLMNPLASMIKCADAFTTVSEGYLEELFISFRGLESLVRQEFGKAYGIINGIDTEVWNPETDPMLDFNFNSTNAVAQKKKNKENLCKEYGLKPELPLFAFIGRFATEKGADLLPDVVWRSIKQSYGALNIMILGSGNTYIENKLKEYDYTYTNFALDLGYKEHLSHKIYASADFLLMPSRVEPCGLNQMYSMRYGTVPVVRYTGGLRDTVEDISTGGAGLNFTYPGVDDVVHAMNRALAIYNQKGVMEDLIHANMNFDFAWEKSAEKYIALYNS, via the coding sequence ATGGTTATTTATCATTTAAGTACAGAATGTTATCCCGTAGCAAAAGTAGGCGGTCTGGCAGATGTGGTGGGAGCGTTACCAAAATATCAGAATAAAATAGCAGGAGTAGAAGCCAGGGTGGTAATGCCGTGGTACAACAAATCCTTTGTATATGATCATGAATTTGATCTGGTTTTTGACGGATTTATTCATCAGGCAGCCAATATGCTGCAGGTTCAGGTATTGAAAGAGAAGACCAATGTTCTGGGATTTGAGCTGTATATGGTAAGAATTCCGGGATTATTAGACAGGGACAACCCTTATGGGTACCAGGATGAAAGCTTCCAGTTTCTGGCTTTCCAGCATGGCGTTCTGCATTGGCTTTCTGCGATGAAAATCCGTCCTGATGTACTGCATTGCCATGATTATCATACCGGTCTCGTTCCTTTTATGGTAGAAAACTGCTATGAATTTGAATTCTTAAAAGGAGTAAAAACAATAGGAACTATTCATAATGGCGAATATCAGGGCATGATGAGCTGGAGTATGGCACAGTATATGCCTTCTTTTGATGGGTACAAATGGGGACTGATGGATTGGAACGGACTGATGAATCCTCTGGCCAGCATGATTAAATGTGCTGATGCTTTTACCACTGTTTCGGAAGGATATCTTGAAGAACTCTTTATCAGCTTCCGCGGACTGGAAAGCCTAGTTCGTCAGGAATTCGGAAAGGCATATGGAATCATCAATGGTATTGACACAGAAGTCTGGAATCCTGAAACCGATCCGATGCTTGATTTTAATTTTAACAGTACCAATGCAGTCGCTCAAAAGAAAAAAAATAAAGAAAATCTCTGTAAAGAATATGGATTGAAACCCGAACTTCCTTTATTCGCATTTATCGGAAGATTCGCAACAGAGAAAGGAGCAGATCTGCTGCCGGATGTTGTATGGAGAAGCATTAAGCAGAGTTATGGCGCTTTAAATATTATGATTCTCGGATCAGGGAACACCTATATAGAAAATAAACTGAAAGAATACGATTATACGTACACCAATTTTGCATTGGATCTCGGATATAAAGAGCATCTTTCCCATAAGATATATGCCTCGGCAGATTTTCTTCTGATGCCTTCAAGAGTAGAGCCATGCGGACTGAACCAGATGTATTCCATGAGATATGGCACCGTTCCTGTGGTAAGATATACAGGAGGGCTCAGAGATACGGTAGAAGATATTTCAACAGGTGGAGCAGGACTGAACTTTACTTATCCGGGTGTAGATGATGTTGTACATGCCATGAACAGGGCATTGGCGATTTATAATCAAAAAGGGGTTATGGAAGATCTTATCCATGCCAATATGAATTTTGATTTTGCATGGGAGAAATCTGCAGAAAAATACATAGCTTTATATAATAGCTGA
- a CDS encoding glucose-1-phosphate adenylyltransferase — MNRNVISIVLGGGRGTRLFPLTYTRSKPAVPIAGKYRLVDIPISNCLNSGLNKILVLTQFNSASLNSHIKNSYHFDIFSKGFVDILAAEQNVENDSWYQGTADAVRQSMKHLEKYDYDYILILSGDQLYQMDFREMLDFHIENGGDLTIATIPVNAKDATGFGILKSDDEGNITSFHEKPDFDMLAGMKSEVSEENKRTGKEFLASMGIYIFTKNILKKMFDEGAGDDFGKDIIPSSIGKYKTLSYQYEGYWTDIGTIESFYEANLDLCLDLPQFNLFSSSPIYTRARMLPPSKINGSYVSKAVFGDGCIIMADKIENSVIGNRTRIDKGSTIVNSYVMGADFYQNTTEIVLNDRGGRPNMGIGKYCYIEKAILDKNCYIGDNVKIIGGKHIPDGDYGTYSVQDGIVVVKKGAVIAPGTHIG, encoded by the coding sequence ATGAATCGAAATGTAATCTCTATTGTTTTAGGAGGAGGCAGAGGAACAAGATTATTCCCGTTAACGTATACGAGATCTAAACCGGCTGTTCCTATTGCAGGAAAATACAGACTGGTAGATATTCCTATCTCAAACTGTCTGAACTCAGGATTGAATAAAATTCTGGTGTTAACGCAGTTTAATTCTGCTTCTCTCAATTCACATATTAAAAATTCTTATCACTTTGACATCTTCAGCAAAGGCTTTGTCGATATTCTGGCAGCCGAGCAGAATGTGGAAAATGACAGCTGGTACCAGGGAACTGCAGATGCTGTACGCCAGTCGATGAAGCATCTTGAAAAATATGATTACGACTATATCCTGATTCTTTCAGGAGACCAGTTGTATCAGATGGATTTCAGGGAAATGCTGGACTTCCATATTGAAAACGGAGGTGATCTCACTATCGCTACCATTCCGGTCAATGCAAAAGATGCCACCGGTTTTGGAATTTTAAAATCCGATGACGAAGGGAATATCACTTCTTTCCATGAAAAACCGGATTTTGATATGCTGGCAGGCATGAAATCTGAAGTTTCAGAAGAAAATAAACGCACCGGAAAAGAGTTTCTGGCTTCCATGGGGATCTATATTTTCACAAAGAATATCCTTAAAAAGATGTTTGATGAAGGGGCAGGTGATGATTTCGGAAAAGATATTATTCCAAGTTCCATTGGAAAATATAAGACATTAAGCTATCAGTATGAAGGCTACTGGACGGATATCGGAACGATTGAATCTTTCTACGAAGCCAATCTTGACCTCTGCCTTGATCTGCCGCAATTTAACCTTTTTTCTTCATCTCCGATCTACACCAGAGCAAGGATGCTTCCGCCGTCAAAAATCAATGGTTCCTATGTAAGCAAAGCTGTTTTTGGAGATGGATGTATCATCATGGCAGATAAAATTGAAAATTCGGTGATTGGAAACAGAACCAGAATTGACAAAGGAAGTACCATCGTAAACTCCTACGTTATGGGAGCAGATTTCTACCAAAATACAACGGAAATTGTTCTGAACGACAGAGGTGGCCGTCCTAATATGGGAATTGGAAAATACTGCTATATAGAAAAAGCAATCCTTGATAAAAACTGTTATATTGGAGACAATGTGAAAATCATCGGTGGAAAACATATTCCGGATGGTGATTATGGAACCTATTCTGTTCAGGATGGGATTGTGGTAGTAAAGAAAGGGGCTGTTATTGCACCGGGAACACATATTGGATAG